One Gemmatimonas sp. genomic region harbors:
- a CDS encoding DUF983 domain-containing protein: MNAGSTSVARPSITQLVFRALQLRCPHCGGRKIFESFFELKDRCPTCGIRLERGEKDYFVGAYLFNLIAVELILFFCVCGFVYFTWPDPPWDLITYVTAFLMLSGCVFCYPFAKTTWLAVDLAIRPLSPEELDWHRQDGDVGDRELPHV; this comes from the coding sequence ATGAATGCCGGGTCGACTTCTGTTGCCCGGCCGTCGATCACGCAACTGGTGTTCCGCGCGTTGCAGTTGCGGTGCCCGCACTGCGGCGGTCGCAAGATCTTCGAGTCGTTCTTCGAGCTCAAGGATCGGTGTCCAACCTGCGGCATCCGTCTCGAGCGCGGTGAGAAGGACTACTTCGTCGGCGCCTATCTGTTCAATCTGATTGCGGTCGAACTCATTCTGTTCTTCTGCGTCTGCGGCTTCGTGTACTTCACATGGCCGGATCCGCCCTGGGATCTGATCACGTATGTCACCGCCTTCCTCATGCTGTCGGGTTGCGTGTTCTGCTATCCATTTGCGAAGACCACCTGGCTTGCCGTCGACCTGGCCATCCGGCCGCTCTCGCCCGAAGAGCTGGACTGGCATCGCCAAGACGGCGACGTGGGGGATCGTGAACTCCCCCACGTTTGA